ATTTCTCGTATAAGTGCATCGCTTGAAATAAATTCAGTATAAACCATATCAGCTCCAAACTGTCTGCATAACAATCTGAAACCAATATCAGTTACATCTTCCATAGGTGCCAGAAAAACCGGCCTTTCAGGAAATTCTAAATTTCCAATTTTCATGTTTAAGCGATTTGTATAATGATTCTCTTCACGTCTATAAAATGGTTTTCAAAGTAACTTCTCGGACCATTGCTTCTCGTTAAATCCAACAAGTACAAAATCATCACCTACTACAATTGGACGTTTGACTACCATCCCATTCGAAGCAAGTATTTCCAGTAATTCATTGCGAGATGCTGAATTAACCTTCTCTTTTAGATTATTTTCCCTGTAAATAATCCCTGAAGTATTGAAAAATCTGCTGATAGGCAGCCCACTCTTATCTATCCATTCAGAAAGTTCTTCTTTATTGGGATTATTTTCAACTATATGACGGGATTCTACTTCAATGCCATTTTCTTCAAGCCATTTATAAGCTTTGCGACATGTGCCGCATTTGGGGTAATGAATAAATAGTGGTTTCATATTCTGTTGCTATGATTTATTTGCAGCAAAGATAATCAATGAGTTGGAATAAATAAAACTACCTAATTAATTCAATTCTATTACGATATTGTTCATTCGGATAGGTGAAACATAAGATTCTGCGTCTTCAGCAGTGAGAGATATTGTGTGATACTCTTTTTCTTGTAAATTATAACTACTTAAGTTGTTCTCAAAAATAGTCCATTCGTTTAGAGGAGTGATACTGTAAGATAACTCTTTTTCGTAACCGTTATAATATTTTACAATAAGTTGATTTTTTCCCTTGGTTAAAGGAAGCAGCACAATCTCTTCCTGATACTTTAATCGTTTTGGAGACAAGTGAGCAGTTATATATCTGCCATTTAGTATTATATATGCTCCATTGCCTGAGCCTAATCTCACAGCTATGGTTTGATTGCGATCAGACTCTATTTCCTGCAGTAATATGAAACTTTGTCTGGGTGAAATCTTCTCCTGATACTTTTCTCCATATTTATAATCTATAACCTCCTTCCAAACGGTCTTTAGATCTTCTGAGAGTTGACCAACTGAAACAAAATCCAAACCCTCTTCTTCGAGATTTCCAAAAACTCCCTTGCCCGGTTTTCTGTATAGTTTGCCCCACATTACGGAGCCTTTTGGTGTAGTAATAGTTTTCTCTCCAGATGGCTTAAGGGTAACTATTTGACTTTCACCATCTATATTAAGTTTTAAGCTACGCCCAACTTCACTTTCTGTAAAACTTATTTTAGGGATAATACTTTTTCTTCCTGTTTTAAATGCCCAGTCGTAACCTGTCAGGCTCTTGTAGCCAGCATAGTAATTCAAACTTGAATGGCCAAAAACAGGCATACTATTACCAGGGATTAATTTCCCATCATTGACAATTATAGATGGATTAATAGTAAAACCGTCTACAAAGCTTATTTTAATTACAGGGAATTCAGCCTCCGATACAGCTTCAGTATCAATACCTCTATTGTTAATTCCCATGTCCGCATTAATTATCAATTTGTCTCCTTTTTGAGAGAAAAAAAGAGGTTGACCGGTTGACAACAGTTCCGCACTTTTTACTTTACCTTTGAAACCTGACAATTCTATCTTTGAATTGGCCGGCATTTTGCTTATAAAAGCGTAAATTTTATCATTATTATAAGTGATATCACCCCATTCAAAAGGAGTATGAAAAGGACTTGCTTCAGAACCATAAATTGCTTCACTGTTTTTACTTATCCAGTTTCCAACTCCAAGAAGCACATCTCTTTCAAATTCAACAATAGAACCATCGCCACGAGGACCTATATTGAGAAGATAGTTTCCACCTCTGCTTATCACTTTTATCAAACTAGATATTTTCTCTTCTCTCTTTTCTTGTAGATCTCCTCGAACCTGCCATGACCTGTATCCCCAAGTTTCGTTAAAAATTGAAGCTGCAGTTTGCCAGGGTATACCCATTTTATAATCAGGGTACTCATTATCAGCCATCACTGCGAAATCAACATAATCATTACCTAACCTCCCGCTAATCATGCAGTCAGGCTGCAAACGGTTAACCAACTCATACAGACCTTTACTTTGCTCAGGTGTAAGAGATCCCATATCAAACCAAATTTCTGATATATCTCCATAATTGGTCATAATTTCCTCAACCTGTTTCATGTTGAATTCGTAATGCTCATCAGTTAGAGGATCCGCATTGTGACTCGAGATAGGATAAGCGTGCGGATAATGCCAGTCGATCAGCGAATAATAGACCCCAAAGCCTATACCTCCTCTCCGGCAAGCATCGGCAAGTTCCTTCATTAAATCTCTAGAGTATGGTGTAGCATCAACAATATTAAATTCTGTATATCTTGAGTGATACATACAAAAACCATCGTGATGCTTTGAGGTAAAAATTATAGATTTCATCCCTGCTTGTTTAGCAAGGGATACAACACTATCGGGATTCCATTTCAAAGGATTGAATTCATTAGCCGTCTCTCCATACCAGTCACTGAATATTCCCGCGAATGACTGTATCTGTTCGCTATAACCTCGTTCTACTGATTTTCCCTCATAAACGCCTCCATATACAGAATAGAGACCAAAATGAATAAACATTGAAAATTTCTGATCAATCCATTCCTGTGATGGCTTTATTTTCGGAGTAGTGACAGTTTTAGCCTTAACAGTCAGTGTAAATATACTTAAACAGAATAAAATTGTAAACTTCAGTTTTGGACTAATCTTCATTTTCATTTGTCAATTGCACTTATTATAGAATTAATATTAAATGCAAATTTAATTAAAAAGCCTGTACCACCTCGTCTATCATGATATTTACAGAAGTGATACCACTTCCTGCAAGATACCAAACCTCGGGGTTCAGATAATATATTCTATCATTCTTTGCAGCTTTCGTCTCTTTTATCAGCAAGTTCTCAATTTCCTCCTTATTTGTTGTATTATTTTCTACAACTCTGCTTCTGTCAATAATGAAAATAATATCTGGATCTGCTTTTTGAATAAACTCACTGGATACAGGATTACCATGCCTGTGTACACTTAATCCCTCAGCTGCTTCGGCGACTCCAAGGACATCGTGAATGAGACCAAATCGTGAGCCGCTACCATATGCACTGAATCGTCCGCGATTATGCAACAGGATTAAAGCTCTGTCGTCGGAAGCTGTTGTTATTTTCTTTGCTTCTTCAACCTTTTTCCTGATATCACTTTTTGCTTTCTCAACCTCATCCTTTTTATTGAAGATAAGTGCCAGGTTATCAAGATTCTTTTCAAAAACTGCCATAAAGTTATCTGAATCTACAGTTTCTGGATACAAAACAGGTGCAATTGAGGATAGTTGATCATAAAAATCCAGTAGACGCTGACTCATAATAATCAGATCAGGCTGAACTTCATTTATTTTTTCTAGATTGACTTCGGTTAAGCTCCCAACATCTACTACCGATTGATCATCTTTGAATTTACTAAGATGGGCAGGAATAGAGCTTTTTGGTATTGCAACAGGTTTAATACCCATATAATCGAGATTCTCAAGTACAGAGAAATCGAGTGCCACCACCCTTTGAGGGTTACTATTAACTACGGTTGTACCTAATGCATGAGTGATTTCTATTTTCTCTCCATTGGTATTATCATCCGTATCTCCTTTTTGACTGCCTACTGTGCAACCTGTCTGGATTAACCCAATGATTAATAATGAAGTTAATCCGATATAAAATATATTTTTTTTCATACTGTTTAAATATTAATAATAGTTACAGATTCTTTTACTTTCAAACTCACAGATTTTTATGTTAATATCAAAAATATCTCTCAGGACATCTTCTCTGATTATATTCTCTGTAGTGTCGTGATAAATAATTTTACCCTCTTTCAGTGCAACAATGTAATCAGAGTAGTGAGAGGCAAAATTTATATCATGCAATACTATGATTATTGTTTTACCAAGCTCATCTGCAAGCTTACGCATTATTTTCATAGTCTGCACCGAATGCTTCATATCAAGATTATTAAGAGGTTCGTCCAGCAAAATATACTCTGTATCCTGAGCAACAACCATAGCCATGTAGGCTCGCTGTTTCTGACCTCCACTCAGTTCATCAATATATGAATTCTCTATATCCTTAAGATTGAGAAAATCTATGGCCCTGTCAACCATCAGAATATCCTCTTTATTAAGTTTTTCCTGTGAATAAGGAAATCTTCCGAACGAAACAAGCTCACGAACAGTTAGTTTTAGTCTCACATGATTCGACTGCTTTAGTATAGAGAGTCGTTGAGCCAGCACCTTACTTTTGTATTCGGTTACATTCTTTTCATCTACTAAGACTACGCCTCCATCTTGTGACAGTAGACGGCTTATTACAGATAATAAAGTACTCTTGCCTGCACCATTACCTCCAATTAGTGAAGTAATTTTTCCTTTGTTAAATTGCAGACCCACCTTATCGAGTACAACTTTATCACCATATTGTTTTGTGATTTCCTGAACTTCAATCATAATTTTTTAACTCTTAAAAGTAAGTACATAAAATAGAATCCTCCTACAATGTTTATTATTGCACTTATTGGAACAGATAAGTTGAATACCCTTTCCATAATAAACTGCCCTAAAAGCAATGAAATTGCAGATACTAAAAAACAAGCTATAATTATGACACTATGCTTGTAGGTCTTAAACAGCTCATATGTTAAGTTTGTTACCAGCAGCCCTAAAAAAGTAATTGGTCCCACCAAAGCAGTGGAGACAGAAACTAATATTGCAATAAAAACAAGAAAAAACTTTACTACTCTATTATAGTTTAGTCCTAAATTAATAGCCTGATCTCTTCCCAATGCCAGTACATCAAGGTACTTTGACATCCTGAATCCAATAAAAAGAATTATGACCATTATCGTTAATGATGGCCAAAGCAGACCATTGTTTATCTTATTGAATGTAGCAAACATCTTCCCCTGAATTATAAAAAAATCATTTGGGTCAATGAGCAACTGCATGAATGAGCTTAAACTTGAAAAGAGTGTTCCAAGTATTATTCCTACCAGTAAGAGAAGGTAAAGATTATCTTTTCCCTTTTTATAAATCATCAAATAGAGCAAAAAAGAAAAGATTATCATTCCGCTTACTGAAATGGCGAAGTTGCTGAAATGGCTCAGGACTTTAAATGTCTGATCACCATAAACAAATACAATAATAGTCTGAATTAGAAGATATAACGATTCAAAGCCCATTATTGAGGGAGTTAGAATCCTGTTGTTTGTTAGAGTTTGAAAAGTGACTGATGAAAATGCAACACATCCGGCAACTACAATTATTGCAACCACCTTAATTCCCCTGAAACGGATGGCAAACTCCCAACTGTTTCCCATTTTGTAGAACAGAAAAAGCAGTGCACTTCCAATCAGTAATATCAGTGCAATTATAAGGTTTCTTCTTATAACTAACGCCTTTTCCATAATAAAAATAGAAAAATAATTGCACCAAAAATACTGACGGTAACCCCTATCGGTACCTCATACGGATATATTATTATCCTGCCGAAAACATCACAAATCAATAGGAAAATTGCTCCGGTTAATGCTACCAGGGGTAATGTTTTCTTAAGATTATCTCCAAATATTAAACTGACTACATTTGGTATTATCAGCCCTAGAAATGGAATGGCACCTGCAGTGATAACAACTGAACTGACTGTCAGTGAAACACAGAACAGACCAATATTCATTATTGAGTTGTAGTTAAGTCCCAGGTTCTTTGAAAACTCCTCACCCATTCCTATAACAGTAAATTTATTAGCATAAAGATAGGTAATGACAATTGCAGGTAAAGAGAGATAGATCAGCTCATAGCGTCCCTGTAATATACCTGAGAAATCGCCCATCATCCATGCATTAGAGTCTTGAACTATATTCAATCGTACAGCAAGAAATGTGGATATGGAGCCAATAATACCACCGAACATAAGTCCAACTAACGGAACAAATATTACATTCCTATGCTTTATCTTCCGTACTATTGCCAGAAAAACTATACTTGCAAGAAATGTAAACAAAAAGGCTGATAACAGTTTTAATGCCATACCAGCGGCAGAAGTATAAATAAAGAAAATCAGAAGCCCCATTTTTGCAGCTTCCAGTGTACCTGCAGTTGTGGGAGATACAAATTTGTTTTGTGTCATCTGTTGCATTATAACACCGGAAACACTCATTCCAACTCCAGCTAATATTAGTGCAGCAGTTCTTGGAATCCTGCTTATTGAAATCAGAGATATTTTCTCAACATCCCAATTGATTATGTCAGCAACAGTAATATCTGCTACTCCCACGAATAGTGAGAAAACAGCTAATATCAATAATATAATCGTTGGTACAACTACTCTCAAACAATCAACTTATTAATAAGAAACTAAAGACCGATAAGCATGTTTTACCGGTCTCAACTCTATATATTTAAATAACATATTATTGAAACAAAGGTAGTAATCACTGTATTAAGCTTCAATAGCAATAACTAAGTAGAAAAATGTTGTTTTAGCTATGAAACTAATTATAAATAGGCACATTTGTATACTATTGCCGGTTCTGATAAGAAATTCTATTGGACTGAAATAATCCTTTCCACAGCTTCAACTGTTTTTTCAAGACTATTGAAAGCTGTTAAACGGAAATAACCCTGACCTTTTGAGCCAAATCCAACACCTGGAGTACCAACTATATGGCATTTATTTAGGAGGTGATCAAAAAATTCCCAGGAATCAAGGCCATTTGGACATTTCATCCACACATATGGAGAGTTTTCACCACCGAAGACTCTCCATCCTTTATTTATCAATCCTTGACGAATAATGTTGGCATTGTTCATGTAGTAAGCCACCATTTCTTTAACTTCTCTCTGACCTTCTGTAGTATAGATTGCTTCTGCTGCTCGCTGCACAATGTATGGAGTACCATTAAATTTGGTAGACTGCCTGCGGTTCCACAATTTATTTATATTGATCTCTGTTCCATTTGCCAGTTTTGTTTTAAGCGACATGGGAACTACTGTGTAACTACAGCGAAGACCAGTAAACCCTGCATTTTTTGAAAAAGATCGGAATTCTATTGCACACCGTTCGGCATTTTCTATCTCATATATTGATTTAGGCACATTTTCATCCTGAATATAAGCCTCATATGCTGAATCAAAAAGTATTAGGCTGTTGTTCTCCAACGCCCAGTCTACCCACCTTTTTAGCTCAGACTTAGTCATTACAGTTCCAGTTGGATTATTGGGATAACAGAGGTATACAACATCAACATGCTCTTTGGGTAATTGAGGGAGAAAGCCATTATCTTCTTCACATTCCAGTAATAAAATCTTATTAGATTTCCCAATTCTCATTATAGTTGTATCCAGGTACACAGGATATACAGGATCAGTTATAGCAACCACATTCTCTTCTCCTAAAATATCTCCTATATTACCTGTATCACTTTTAGATCCATCACTTATAAACACCTCATCATTTGCAATTTCTATTCCTTTTTGCAGATAATCAATCTCTACGATTTTATCCCTCAAAAAGCTATAACCTTGCTCCGGACCATACCCCCTGAATGTTTCCCTACTTCCCATCTCATCTGCAGAAGTATGAATAGCTTTAATTACTGAAGGGGGCAAGGGCAAGGTTACATCTCCTATACCAAGACGTATCAGATCGGCTCCCGGATTAGTGGTTTTGTATTTTTCCACTTTTTCTGCTATCGTGCTAAAAAGATAGCTCTCTTTAAGAAATAAATAGTTTTCGTTTACTTTAAACATCAGATCTCTCCTTTATATACAAAATGAGCATCACCGGTAAGATAAACTTCTTTTGATGCCTTATCCCATAACACTTCAAGTTGCCCACCTCTCATATTTACTTTTGCTTTGGATTTACATTTTCCTATAATGTTACCTGCCACAACTGCAGCACAAGCACCACTTCCACATGCAAAGGTTTCGCCACTTCCTCTTTCCCAAACTCTCATTTTTATATGTTTTGAATCAACTACTTCAACAAATTCAACATTTGTTCGATCGGGAAATAGATTTAGATGTTCAATCTTTGGTCCGATTTTCTCTATTTCTAAGGATTCAATATTATGTAAAAATATTACCGCATGTGGATTACCCATCGAAACAAATGTAATTCGATATTTCTGCTCATCGAACTGGATCGGATAATCAATCATTTCATTTAGAGCTAACTGAAAATATCCTTTAGCTCCGGCATCTTTTGCTGAAAGAATTGCTTTACCCATATTAACCTGAATCAGTTCTACTTTATTTGTAGAATTATTAATCTTAAGTGATAGATGCTTTATGCCCGACTTTGTACTTAGACTAATCTCATTTTTACTAGTCATACCTCTTTCATACAGATATTTACCTACACAACGTGCGGCATTACCACACATCAAACCTTCACTACCATCAGCATTATACATCAACATTGAGTAATCAGCTTGAACTGAAGGACCTATAAGAACGATTCCATCACTTCCAACACCAAAATGTCTTTCACTCAATCTTATTGATAGCTCACCTGGATTTTCCACCTTCTCTTCAAAAAGATTTATATAAATATAATCATTGCCTGCGGCATGCATTTTTTCGAATCTCATAATAATCCATTTTAAAAAAACACTTGCGTGATCCCACAGAACCAGGCAAGTGTTTTAAGATTATACTCAACAAATGACTATTTAGGTTGACATTTGCTATTTATTTTGCAAATATATATCTTTTTTCTTTTTTTTACGTCATTAGGGTAGATTTTTGTTGTTTTATTTATATGTAACCCACTTCATCATTTCTTGAATTGATGGTTTTTTACCATACATTAAAATACCAACCCTGTATATCTTTGCAGCAAATATCGAAATTAATATGAATGTACCATAAAGCAACACAAGAGACATAAGGACCTCCCAAAATGGAATTCCAAATGGAATCCTTACCATCATAACGATAGGAGAAGTAAATGGTATTAAAGAAGTCCAAAATGCCAAAGGACCATCAGGGTTGCTTACGCTATAGAATCCTGCCAAGAAAGCAAAGACGATAAGGAGAGTTACCGGTGTCATGAATTGACTTGTATCCTCTTCACTGTCAACAGCTGAAGCGAACATTGCAAAAATTGAGGCATACAATACATACCCTCCAATAAAAAACAATATAAAATAAAAGAGTAGCTCCAGCCAGTTTATACTCATTATTGAATTCAGGATTCCTTCAATATTGAAATCATTCATTTCGGAGGATACAGCTACTGCCTGTTCAGGATTTGCAATAAAGAAAGATACTCCAGTAAAAAGAACTGAAGTCATTATACCCCATATTGCTAATTGAGTAAGTCCAACTAATCCTATACCTACAACCTTTCCTATCAACAGATTAACTGGCTTAACAGAAGAAATCATTACTTCGACAACTCTGCTCTTTTTTTCTTCTAGAACAGCCTGCATAACCATATTGCCGTATAGTAGTATAAACATATAGATCAGAATTGTAAACATCATCCCGATTATACTGGCTATCTCAGTTGAAGACTCTTTTACACTACCGTCATCACCCATACGCAGAGTTCTAAGGTTAACTCCTGATGAGTTTTCAAGAATATTACGAACCTGACTAATTGCCTCACTGTCAACATTACTTGAATTTGAGAGCTCATCAAGCCTTTGCTCTGTCAACTTCTCATTTAAGGTTCTCTCTATAAGTGACTGCAATTCCATTGGTGATTGCTTTTCTGATGTAAGTGATACAGCGCGTGGATCTTTGCTTAAATCATTTGTAATTTGCAGGATAGCAAATAAATCCTTACCTAACCTGCTTTCTGAATCCTGTAATTCTGCACTCCCTATAATCTGAAAATCATATTGATCAGTTGACTTCAATAATGGTGCATATATTCCGGTGTTATCAATTACTGCAACATTTTTTATACTCCCGTCATTCAGCGTTGATAGCCAAAATGGAACCAGAGATATTGCCACCATAAGAAATGGCATAAGTACTGTAAGAATTATAAAGGATTTTTTCCTTACTCTTGTAAGATACTCTCGTTGAATTATTAAGCTTAATCTGTTCATAGTTGACTTACTCATAATGTACTAATGTTTTTATCTTTGGTAACAGTCTTTATAAAGACATCATTCATGGTAGGTAGTTCTTCATCATAACTTACCACTTCATAATTGTCGAAAATAAGTTTTGCCAGATCATTATTACTGATTCCGTTTAGTTTTTTTATTCTCAGATCTATAAATTCATGGTATGGCTCTTTCGATAAAAGCTCAAATGATGGGTGCTCCAAATTAAAGTCATCTCCAAATATCCTAAACCTGAATATATTTGGTCTGTGATCTTTACGTATTTTAAATACATTTCCCTGTAGTACCACCTGAGACTTGTTAATAAGAGCAATATTATCACATAACTCTTCTACAGACTCCATATTATGAGTTGATAGAATAATTGTTTTCCCCTCATCTTTCAATCTAAGCATTTCATTTTTAACGATATCTGTATTCACAGGATCAAAACCGCTAAATGGTTCATCAAAAATAAGCAGATCTGGGTCATGAATTACGGTTGAGATAAACTGCACCTTCTGCTGCATTCCTTTAGACAGTTCTTCAACTTTCCTGTTATACCAATCCATAATATCAAATCTCTTGAACCATACCATAAGTTCATGATGAGCTTGTTTTTTAGACATCCCTCGCAACTGTGCAAGATACATAGCCTGTTCGCCAACTTTCATCTTCTTGTAGAGTCCTCTTTCTTCAGGCATATATCCAA
This portion of the Lascolabacillus massiliensis genome encodes:
- a CDS encoding alpha-L-fucosidase; this translates as MKMKISPKLKFTILFCLSIFTLTVKAKTVTTPKIKPSQEWIDQKFSMFIHFGLYSVYGGVYEGKSVERGYSEQIQSFAGIFSDWYGETANEFNPLKWNPDSVVSLAKQAGMKSIIFTSKHHDGFCMYHSRYTEFNIVDATPYSRDLMKELADACRRGGIGFGVYYSLIDWHYPHAYPISSHNADPLTDEHYEFNMKQVEEIMTNYGDISEIWFDMGSLTPEQSKGLYELVNRLQPDCMISGRLGNDYVDFAVMADNEYPDYKMGIPWQTAASIFNETWGYRSWQVRGDLQEKREEKISSLIKVISRGGNYLLNIGPRGDGSIVEFERDVLLGVGNWISKNSEAIYGSEASPFHTPFEWGDITYNNDKIYAFISKMPANSKIELSGFKGKVKSAELLSTGQPLFFSQKGDKLIINADMGINNRGIDTEAVSEAEFPVIKISFVDGFTINPSIIVNDGKLIPGNSMPVFGHSSLNYYAGYKSLTGYDWAFKTGRKSIIPKISFTESEVGRSLKLNIDGESQIVTLKPSGEKTITTPKGSVMWGKLYRKPGKGVFGNLEEEGLDFVSVGQLSEDLKTVWKEVIDYKYGEKYQEKISPRQSFILLQEIESDRNQTIAVRLGSGNGAYIILNGRYITAHLSPKRLKYQEEIVLLPLTKGKNQLIVKYYNGYEKELSYSITPLNEWTIFENNLSSYNLQEKEYHTISLTAEDAESYVSPIRMNNIVIELN
- a CDS encoding ABC transporter ATP-binding protein, with amino-acid sequence MYLETHDVVKQYANHLALNKVSISVPKGTVFGLLGPNGAGKTTLIRIITRITAPDSGDVMIEGRQSVGNDIYNIGYMPEERGLYKKMKVGEQAMYLAQLRGMSKKQAHHELMVWFKRFDIMDWYNRKVEELSKGMQQKVQFISTVIHDPDLLIFDEPFSGFDPVNTDIVKNEMLRLKDEGKTIILSTHNMESVEELCDNIALINKSQVVLQGNVFKIRKDHRPNIFRFRIFGDDFNLEHPSFELLSKEPYHEFIDLRIKKLNGISNNDLAKLIFDNYEVVSYDEELPTMNDVFIKTVTKDKNISTL
- a CDS encoding ABC transporter permease, translated to MRVVVPTIILLILAVFSLFVGVADITVADIINWDVEKISLISISRIPRTAALILAGVGMSVSGVIMQQMTQNKFVSPTTAGTLEAAKMGLLIFFIYTSAAGMALKLLSAFLFTFLASIVFLAIVRKIKHRNVIFVPLVGLMFGGIIGSISTFLAVRLNIVQDSNAWMMGDFSGILQGRYELIYLSLPAIVITYLYANKFTVIGMGEEFSKNLGLNYNSIMNIGLFCVSLTVSSVVITAGAIPFLGLIIPNVVSLIFGDNLKKTLPLVALTGAIFLLICDVFGRIIIYPYEVPIGVTVSIFGAIIFLFLLWKRR
- a CDS encoding LL-diaminopimelate aminotransferase; this encodes MFKVNENYLFLKESYLFSTIAEKVEKYKTTNPGADLIRLGIGDVTLPLPPSVIKAIHTSADEMGSRETFRGYGPEQGYSFLRDKIVEIDYLQKGIEIANDEVFISDGSKSDTGNIGDILGEENVVAITDPVYPVYLDTTIMRIGKSNKILLLECEEDNGFLPQLPKEHVDVVYLCYPNNPTGTVMTKSELKRWVDWALENNSLILFDSAYEAYIQDENVPKSIYEIENAERCAIEFRSFSKNAGFTGLRCSYTVVPMSLKTKLANGTEININKLWNRRQSTKFNGTPYIVQRAAEAIYTTEGQREVKEMVAYYMNNANIIRQGLINKGWRVFGGENSPYVWMKCPNGLDSWEFFDHLLNKCHIVGTPGVGFGSKGQGYFRLTAFNSLEKTVEAVERIISVQ
- a CDS encoding siderophore ABC transporter substrate-binding protein, giving the protein MKKNIFYIGLTSLLIIGLIQTGCTVGSQKGDTDDNTNGEKIEITHALGTTVVNSNPQRVVALDFSVLENLDYMGIKPVAIPKSSIPAHLSKFKDDQSVVDVGSLTEVNLEKINEVQPDLIIMSQRLLDFYDQLSSIAPVLYPETVDSDNFMAVFEKNLDNLALIFNKKDEVEKAKSDIRKKVEEAKKITTASDDRALILLHNRGRFSAYGSGSRFGLIHDVLGVAEAAEGLSVHRHGNPVSSEFIQKADPDIIFIIDRSRVVENNTTNKEEIENLLIKETKAAKNDRIYYLNPEVWYLAGSGITSVNIMIDEVVQAF
- a CDS encoding arsenate reductase family protein; translation: MKPLFIHYPKCGTCRKAYKWLEENGIEVESRHIVENNPNKEELSEWIDKSGLPISRFFNTSGIIYRENNLKEKVNSASRNELLEILASNGMVVKRPIVVGDDFVLVGFNEKQWSEKLL
- a CDS encoding iron chelate uptake ABC transporter family permease subunit; translation: MEKALVIRRNLIIALILLIGSALLFLFYKMGNSWEFAIRFRGIKVVAIIVVAGCVAFSSVTFQTLTNNRILTPSIMGFESLYLLIQTIIVFVYGDQTFKVLSHFSNFAISVSGMIIFSFLLYLMIYKKGKDNLYLLLLVGIILGTLFSSLSSFMQLLIDPNDFFIIQGKMFATFNKINNGLLWPSLTIMVIILFIGFRMSKYLDVLALGRDQAINLGLNYNRVVKFFLVFIAILVSVSTALVGPITFLGLLVTNLTYELFKTYKHSVIIIACFLVSAISLLLGQFIMERVFNLSVPISAIINIVGGFYFMYLLLRVKKL
- a CDS encoding ABC transporter permease: MNRLSLIIQREYLTRVRKKSFIILTVLMPFLMVAISLVPFWLSTLNDGSIKNVAVIDNTGIYAPLLKSTDQYDFQIIGSAELQDSESRLGKDLFAILQITNDLSKDPRAVSLTSEKQSPMELQSLIERTLNEKLTEQRLDELSNSSNVDSEAISQVRNILENSSGVNLRTLRMGDDGSVKESSTEIASIIGMMFTILIYMFILLYGNMVMQAVLEEKKSRVVEVMISSVKPVNLLIGKVVGIGLVGLTQLAIWGIMTSVLFTGVSFFIANPEQAVAVSSEMNDFNIEGILNSIMSINWLELLFYFILFFIGGYVLYASIFAMFASAVDSEEDTSQFMTPVTLLIVFAFLAGFYSVSNPDGPLAFWTSLIPFTSPIVMMVRIPFGIPFWEVLMSLVLLYGTFILISIFAAKIYRVGILMYGKKPSIQEMMKWVTYK
- the dapF gene encoding diaminopimelate epimerase produces the protein MRFEKMHAAGNDYIYINLFEEKVENPGELSIRLSERHFGVGSDGIVLIGPSVQADYSMLMYNADGSEGLMCGNAARCVGKYLYERGMTSKNEISLSTKSGIKHLSLKINNSTNKVELIQVNMGKAILSAKDAGAKGYFQLALNEMIDYPIQFDEQKYRITFVSMGNPHAVIFLHNIESLEIEKIGPKIEHLNLFPDRTNVEFVEVVDSKHIKMRVWERGSGETFACGSGACAAVVAGNIIGKCKSKAKVNMRGGQLEVLWDKASKEVYLTGDAHFVYKGEI
- a CDS encoding iron ABC transporter ATP-binding protein, which produces MIEVQEITKQYGDKVVLDKVGLQFNKGKITSLIGGNGAGKSTLLSVISRLLSQDGGVVLVDEKNVTEYKSKVLAQRLSILKQSNHVRLKLTVRELVSFGRFPYSQEKLNKEDILMVDRAIDFLNLKDIENSYIDELSGGQKQRAYMAMVVAQDTEYILLDEPLNNLDMKHSVQTMKIMRKLADELGKTIIIVLHDINFASHYSDYIVALKEGKIIYHDTTENIIREDVLRDIFDINIKICEFESKRICNYY